The Wolbachia endosymbiont of Ctenocephalides felis wCfeT genomic interval CTGATCGCAATTTTAGCTCACATGGGATCATTTGTGCCAGCAGAGAGTGCACACATTGGCGTGATTGATAAAATATTCAGCAGAGTTGGTGCAACAGATAATATAGCAGCCGGTTATTCCACTTTCATGGTAGAGATGATTGAAACAGCAACGATAGTCAATCAGGCAACAGATCGTTCTTTAGTGGTGCTCGATGAAATCGGTAGGGGTACTGGAGTATATGATGGATTGTCAATTGCTCAGGCAGTAATTGAGCATATCCATAATACAAATAGGTGCCGGGCCATTTTTGCAACTCATTACCATGAATTAACTAAAGTAAGTAAATCTCTGGAAAACGTAAAATGTTTTTGTGTAAAAATAAAAGAATGGAATGGAGAAGTTATTTTCTTGCATGAAGTGATCGAAGGCATTGCAGATGAATCATACGGAATACACGTGGCAAAACTTGCCGGCTTTCCTGATTCTGTTTTAAACAGAGCAAGTGAAGTGTTTGAAGAGCTGAAGGCTTGATTTGCAGTATTATTAGGATATAGGAAAATATTTACTCTCTTCTATGAATTATCCATAATATATTATCTAATCAAAGAGAGGGGGTTATCATGGAGCTGCTACATAAAATATTAAAAACATTAAATCACGACCAAAACTTAGACTCAAGTAATATAGTTGAAAAAATAAAACTAGAGTTTGAAAGGGAAATAAAGGAGCTGTACCTGCAACAGGATACTCGCAAACACAAATATAAGCTATGTGAAGAAGAATATGAATTATGGAGGGAAAGTGAGTTTTCGTTAGATCATCAATTTGATACAGGTATACTACTGAATGTGGCTGCTAAATGTGGCTATTTTAATATAGTAAAATACCTAAAGGACAGGGGAGCAAACATTGATATCCAAAACGGGCGTGGAAATAGTCCATTACATGAAGCTGTTGAATATAGATGCCAAGAAATGGTAAAGTTTTTGTTGGAAAACGGAGCTAGTATTAATGCAAAAGCTGGAGTGAGTGAAGAAACTCCTTTGTGCCTTGCTACCCAAGTAGGTGACTTACAGATAATAGAACTTTTAATAAAAGAGAAAGCAGATATTGATGCAACAAATGGTTATGGATCCACTTCTTTACATAAGGCAGTTCTGTGTGAAAATATCAATATAGTAAGACTGCTAATAGAAAATGGTGCAGATGTTAATTTTCAGAATAAAGATGGAGATACTCCTTTACATAACGCTGCCAACAAAGGCAATATAGGTATAGCAGAGCTTCTAATAGAAAATGGTGCAAATACTAACATCAAAAATGCGCAAGGTGATACTCCTCTGCATGAAGCTACTTGGCTACCCCGAGTAGATATAATTAAGCTTCTAGTAGCAAAAGGAGCAAAAATTGACATAACAAATAATATCAGACAGACTCCCTTACATATAGCTGCCCATCGAGGTTATGAGGAAGCAATATTAGCCTTAATAGAACTTGGATCAGATTCTTGGATAAGGGATAACAATGGTGCAACTCCTAGACCATTATGTATCTGAAAGGCAAGCTTGTCAAAGCTGTGTTGACTGTGGTTTCACACAAGACCGCCCTCGTGAGACCGGGTAGGCTTTGTTGCATCGCTCTTTGGATAGGAGGCAATGCATAATAAATTCATGAAGCTATCTCAAATTTAGCCATGCCTATTTCAGTAAATTTGTTCAGCAAATAACACTTGAGTAGCATTTCTTTCTCACGGTTAATCTCAGATTTGTTCCTAAAACTAAACCCAAATGTTTGCTTCAGTCGCGAGAAAAAACTTTCTATATAAGATCTCTTCCCATAATTTATCTCTTTTTTCCACTTCTTCATACCATCTTCACCATATGACTTTATGAGCTTGATTGTAGAATTTCTCTCAGCCATATAATCCAGCTTTGGATGCTCCACTGCATTGTTTTGCAGAGGAATTTTTGTCTTTATGCCAAGCTCATTGCACAATTTGTATAACTTCTTTCGATTATATGCTCTGTCTGCATATAGTGTGCTTATATTGTATTTAGCATTAGCCCTTGCAATAAGATCACAGGCTCCATAGTGGTCAGAATAAACTCCACTACTGTATTTTGCAGCTATGACTTTTTTGCTACCTATCTCCAGCATTACATGCAATTTTCTTGTTTGCTTATAGCCACGGTACTTTCTATCTGTACCGTTTGCCTTACTATGGCCTGGAATATTATTGTAGATGCTTATTCCAGTGCTATCTATGGCGATCTCAATATTTTCCATACTGTTTTTATCATGTCTTCGATCATTAATTTTTAAGTTAAGCTTTTTGAATCTTCTGGAAGCCTGGGAATAGCTGATAACTTGCAAATTTTTTCCTATTTGCTCAAGGTATCCAGCTATAAACCCCACCGTTTGTCTTAGGCCTATTCTAAACAAATAAGTTATTATGTGAATTAGAATTACGACTTTATCACTATAAATATTGTTGCCACCGGTCATTTTGGGACTTTTTTCGTACCAATTTTCTATGGCATCGTTGACGTAATAAAAAATATTTCCTCTTTCTTGGAGAAATTTGTTATATTCGTAGCAGTTACTGACTTTCATTTTGACTGGCATATTTTTCCTTTGTCGGTTAAATGCCTGTTTATAATGAATTTCATCAGTAACTCCCAGTTCTTTTTACTTTAGCTATGCAACAAAGCCGACCGGGTATCTGATGAAGTTAAATAAAGCATACAACAAAGATCTTTTTGTTCGTTATTCAGCTATGTTATTAGGTGCCATAGCAGCAACAACACTTTTTGCAACTGGCAACATTACGCTAGATGTATCACATATAACAGGTACAGCAATTATAGTTATAGCAGCAGCACTTATAGCTGGTCGTGTTATATATGAGGCATTGAAACCCAGCACTGCAATGGCAAGAATGGAACATGATGGTTTTGTAGCTGCACAGCAGTCACAACAGTAATCTATTGTATAGTCCAAAAAATAAGTAGATGAATTTTAAGTATATTGCTATATTGTATTTACTTGTTACGGTATCTATCAACTATGAACCATGTTATAACAGAAGAAACCACAGTAACTAAGGCAACAATAGCAGAAATTATAAATCAAGAGATAGGGTTATCAAAAGAAGATTCTGCTGCAATAATAGAAGACATACTAGATGAAATGAAGGCAAATCTTGTAAATGATGGAGTAGTAAAAATATCGTCATTTGGAACATTTATAGTCAAGAAAAAGAAAGAGAGACCGGGAAATGTTCCAAGAACATCAGAAAAAGTAATGATTAAGGCAAGAAATTCAATTTCTTTTCGGCCTTCAAAAATTATAAAAAGGCTAATAAATGATAACAAGTAAAGAAAAATTGTTTTACACAATTGGCGAAGTAGCAGAAGAGCTACGCTTGGAGCAGCATGTTTTAAGATTTTGGGAGAGTCAATTTGATCAAATTAAGCCTACAAAGCGCAAAGGAAGAAGGCTATATGATCACGAGTGTATAAATATTATAAAAAAGATAAAAGATATGTTGTATGACAAAGGATATACGATAAAAGGAGTACAAAAAGAATTTAATAATAAAAAGAAGGTCAATGGCATTTCAAAAAACTTACTTCAGGAGCTTATAGACTTGAGGAGCTATTTAATGGATAAACTGAGCAACGGAAGATAGCTTTTGCGTAATCCTTTTTTAATTGCTATAGGTTTGGCAAATTTGTTAGCTATAGGTGTGAGGGTTTAAGATGATAAAGAGCATTACTCGTTTAATAAAAACAATGTATCCATTCAGAGGTATGGCTTAAGAAGCAATAGCCAGTAGGTTTTGAAAAGGATTTAACTTCTTTTGCCTCCAAGTCAAGTACAATGAAATTATCCTCTCAAGAAACATATTTCCCCGTTTCGATTGTGTAAAATATGAAACTTTTCGGTAAACAACGTAATGCCGAATCTGTTGCTCAGCATAGTTGTTTGTCAGTGGAATATTTTCTGGATCGTCCAAAAATTTCCACATCATCAGATCCGATTTCATGATATTTTTTGCTACTCGAGACGCTCCAATTGCCTCGGGTAAATTTGATATATTCTTTAAGTAATATCTCGTTCGCTTGCGTAATTTTCTTGCTCTTCTTATGAACCTTAATGTGTCTATTTCATCCTTTAACAGAGCTTTTTTCAATGCAAATAATTCAGTAGCAACATTCCTTAAATAATACCCCAAAACTTTCACTTCGCTATTCCAACTATGAGACAACCTTTCAAAATCTCTTGCTAAATGTGCCCAACAGACCTGCCTTTTCTTGCTGGAAAAGTAGTTGTAAGCTGCATATCTGTCGGTCACTACTAGGTTGTTATTCTTTCCAAATTTACTATTTTCCAGGACTTTCATCCCTCTTGACTCTGTCAATTTGATCACACTTCCTATTTTGCTCGCAAACATCCATCACCAGCCCTGTTTACCTTTGTTGTAATGGCTAGTTTCATCGATATGTAAAATTTTGCTCTTGCTTACCTCTTCCTCAATTTGCTCATATGCTTCTTGGCATTTTTCTGCCACTCTAGCCTCGCTATTTGATACACTACCGACGCTGATATCCAGGTTGAAAATGTCCTTTATAATATTTGCCACTTCTTTTTTCGAATTCTTGTAAAATCCACTTAATGCTGCAATTACTGACTTAACTCTTGGACCAAATGTGTCCGCAGTTACTCCTTCTTGTAGCTTGCTACTTTTTCTTTTTCCACATCTTTTGCAACGTCCATGCTCTAGTTGATATTCAACTACATACGGCTTGATTTCCGGCAAATCGACCTTTTGATGAGTATACGGATCTTTTGATACCGCAATTTCTCCTCCGCACTCACACGTATTGGGCAGTTCTATTTTTACCATCTCATCTGCCTCCATTTTAGGGCGGTAACTGCCTTTATGTCCAACCTGTGCTCCTACTTTCCTGTCACTTTTTGGCTTATTTTCCCTCATCTTATATAATTCTTTGGAGCTTGGTATAGATGAATTTTTTGAATTTAAGCCAAGCCTTTCTTTTAACTCAGCGTTTTCGATCCTTAGCGCTTTATTTTCTGCTTTAAGCTCTTCTATTTTTGTTTCTAACTTTTCTATAGTCTGCTTAAACTTTCGCAAAATTCTAAAAGATCAACCATATTACCTCACAGCCACTCTAGTTTACCTTTTTAGCATTCCTTGTCTACTCTTTATTTTACCGCCCGGCTGAATGGATACAGATGATTAGCTAAAGAGCTATAAAACTCTATGCCTAATGCATACCTCAGTTATAATCATATCAAGCTTTTGATCATGTTCTTCGATTGGTAAATCCTTGCAATATTGTTTTTCATAAGCAACACCAATGAATGTTTTTCCCAGTGGTTGTAATTCCTTTATGATTTTGTCATACCAACCACCACCAATACCTAACCTGTTGCAGTGGTCATCAAAAGCAACAATTGGGGTGATAATTGTATCTGGAACTATGGGTTTTCCGTCTGCTTTGTTCCATTCTTCAAATTTTAATGCTTTGTTGTTTGGTATTACCAACTTATAACCCAAGTTAAGCAAACTGTGCATTAAGGGGATAACATTTATTTCTCCATCCATCGGAATATAGGCTGCTATTATATTGCCTTTAACGCAACTTAAGTTCTGATGAAAAAGATTAATAAGCAGGTTTTCCGCATCATTTCCTTCAACACTTTTTCTTATTGCCCTATATTGCTTCCTTACCTCTTCTTTTCGTTGTTTAATGTCCTTGCACATGGTTTACCCATTTTGCAGTGAGTTTCTCTTGTAAACTATTTTGCTTTAAACGCTCACTCAAGAAACCAAAGTCAACAGATTCCATATTTTGATCTTGGCTGCTACAACTATAGACGAAACTTTCTTCTCCTGTTTTTGCATCAACATGTCGTTGTACACATTGAGCACAGATTTCTTTCATCATGCATTGCATAGGAGAATTAATCGATGATATCGCCACGTGATTTGGCTTTAAATATTGCTTTAAAGTGGTTTTTCTAGCTTCATTTACTGCTCCCATCATTTTATCAGAACCAATAGTAATTATCCTATCTATAGAGTTTAAACTAATATCAATATCATCTAATGTCCCTTGTTGATAAGCGATAATTGCATCAACTATATTGCCATGAAAAGACTTATCCTGAGTTCTATGCGTTTCTATCAATCCTTCTTCACATGCCCACACTACAACACTTGATGCCTGTTCTATAAGTATTCGTTTGAATACATCGTTGAGTTTTCTATAGCCAGCAAAATATAAAACTTTATTGCCATTTTCAAGGCATGCTTTTCCTATAGAAAATAGCACAGCATTTCCAATTCCGCTACCAATTAGCATAACATTTCTCATGCACTATTTTAACC includes:
- a CDS encoding MerR family transcriptional regulator, with product MITSKEKLFYTIGEVAEELRLEQHVLRFWESQFDQIKPTKRKGRRLYDHECINIIKKIKDMLYDKGYTIKGVQKEFNNKKKVNGISKNLLQELIDLRSYLMDKLSNGR
- a CDS encoding ankyrin repeat domain-containing protein gives rise to the protein MELLHKILKTLNHDQNLDSSNIVEKIKLEFEREIKELYLQQDTRKHKYKLCEEEYELWRESEFSLDHQFDTGILLNVAAKCGYFNIVKYLKDRGANIDIQNGRGNSPLHEAVEYRCQEMVKFLLENGASINAKAGVSEETPLCLATQVGDLQIIELLIKEKADIDATNGYGSTSLHKAVLCENINIVRLLIENGADVNFQNKDGDTPLHNAANKGNIGIAELLIENGANTNIKNAQGDTPLHEATWLPRVDIIKLLVAKGAKIDITNNIRQTPLHIAAHRGYEEAILALIELGSDSWIRDNNGATPRPLCI
- a CDS encoding 5-formyltetrahydrofolate cyclo-ligase — protein: MCKDIKQRKEEVRKQYRAIRKSVEGNDAENLLINLFHQNLSCVKGNIIAAYIPMDGEINVIPLMHSLLNLGYKLVIPNNKALKFEEWNKADGKPIVPDTIITPIVAFDDHCNRLGIGGGWYDKIIKELQPLGKTFIGVAYEKQYCKDLPIEEHDQKLDMIITEVCIRHRVL
- a CDS encoding oxidoreductase — its product is MRNVMLIGSGIGNAVLFSIGKACLENGNKVLYFAGYRKLNDVFKRILIEQASSVVVWACEEGLIETHRTQDKSFHGNIVDAIIAYQQGTLDDIDISLNSIDRIITIGSDKMMGAVNEARKTTLKQYLKPNHVAISSINSPMQCMMKEICAQCVQRHVDAKTGEESFVYSCSSQDQNMESVDFGFLSERLKQNSLQEKLTAKWVNHVQGH
- a CDS encoding integration host factor subunit alpha, with product MNHVITEETTVTKATIAEIINQEIGLSKEDSAAIIEDILDEMKANLVNDGVVKISSFGTFIVKKKKERPGNVPRTSEKVMIKARNSISFRPSKIIKRLINDNK